From Nicotiana tabacum cultivar K326 chromosome 20, ASM71507v2, whole genome shotgun sequence, one genomic window encodes:
- the LOC142174262 gene encoding secreted RxLR effector protein 161-like yields the protein MQDCRPGIAPVVKGDQLSKDQCPKNEVKMRTMKDVPYVSVVGCLMYIQVCTRPDIAFVVNMFGRFSSSPGWTHWVAAKKVMRYLRCTKNFMLVYKKVDDLDLLVYSDSDFAGC from the coding sequence ATGCAAGACTGTAGACCTGGTATTGCACCTGTTGTAAAAGGAGACCAACTTAGCAAGGATCAATGTCCGAAAAATGAAGTTAAAATGAGAACTATGAAAGATGTGCCATATGTAAGTGTTGTTGGTTGTTTGATGTACATACAGGTTTGTACAAGGCCTGATATTGCATTTGTTGTTAACATGTTTGGAAGATTTTCTTCTAGTCCTGGTTGGACACATTGGGTGGCtgcaaagaaagtgatgagatatcTACGATGCACTAAAAACTTCATGCTTGTGTACAAAAAAGTTGATGACCTGGATCTTCTAGTATATTCAGATTCTGATTTTGCAGGTTGTTAA